The following proteins are encoded in a genomic region of Xanthomonas citri pv. mangiferaeindicae:
- a CDS encoding pyridoxine 5'-phosphate synthase, protein MSDARNAPARRTTRLSVNLNKIAVLRNSRGGRDPDVLHAARVCLDAGAHGITVHPRPDARHIRTDDVLALGALTAACGVEFNIEGNPFAPARGAYPGLLALCAQVRPAQVTLVPDGDAQLTSDHGFDFAADSATLRPLVTQLQTLGCRVSLFADAGADIEAAVSTGADRIELYTGPWAEAFAAGTPGVALPGLVDTARRARAAGLGINAGHDLSQANLGALLDALAPVDEVSIGHALIGEALDDGLTATVRRYLAICDAQG, encoded by the coding sequence ATGAGCGACGCGCGCAACGCCCCTGCACGGCGCACGACCCGGCTGAGCGTCAACCTCAACAAGATCGCCGTGCTGCGTAATTCGCGCGGCGGCCGCGATCCCGACGTGCTGCACGCCGCCCGGGTCTGCCTGGATGCCGGCGCGCACGGCATCACCGTGCACCCGCGTCCCGATGCTCGACACATCCGGACCGATGATGTCCTTGCGCTGGGTGCACTGACGGCCGCGTGCGGCGTCGAATTCAACATCGAAGGCAACCCCTTCGCGCCTGCGCGCGGCGCCTATCCCGGGCTGCTTGCCCTGTGTGCGCAGGTCCGTCCTGCGCAAGTCACGCTGGTGCCCGATGGCGATGCACAGCTGACCTCCGATCACGGCTTCGACTTCGCCGCGGACAGCGCCACGCTGCGCCCGCTTGTCACCCAGCTGCAGACGCTGGGTTGCCGCGTCAGCCTGTTCGCCGATGCCGGCGCCGATATCGAGGCGGCAGTGTCCACCGGCGCCGACCGCATCGAGCTCTACACCGGTCCCTGGGCCGAAGCCTTCGCCGCCGGCACCCCCGGCGTCGCGCTGCCCGGTCTCGTCGACACAGCACGCCGCGCGCGCGCGGCTGGCCTGGGCATCAACGCCGGTCACGACCTGAGCCAAGCCAACCTCGGCGCCCTGCTCGATGCCCTCGCGCCGGTCGATGAAGTCTCCATCGGCCACGCCCTGATCGGCGAGGCCCTCGACGACGGCCTCACCGCCACAGTGCGGCGTTATCTCGCGATCTGCGACGCACAGGGCTGA
- a CDS encoding biopolymer transporter ExbD: MAFSSGGEGPMADINIIPLCDVMLVLLIIFMVTAPQLSYPIDIDLPQRSSTPPDNPVEPPEPIKLRIDGSGQIFWNDSPTPVSALRNMMESEVQRDPTNQPTLEIDTNEDADYGVLAKVLAEAKNAQMLKIGFVRK, translated from the coding sequence ATGGCATTTTCATCCGGTGGCGAAGGCCCAATGGCCGACATCAACATCATTCCGCTCTGCGACGTGATGCTGGTGCTGCTGATCATCTTCATGGTGACGGCGCCGCAGTTGTCCTATCCGATCGACATCGACCTGCCGCAGCGTTCCTCGACGCCGCCTGATAATCCGGTGGAACCGCCGGAACCGATCAAGCTGCGCATCGACGGCTCGGGCCAGATCTTCTGGAACGACAGCCCGACGCCGGTCTCGGCGCTGCGCAACATGATGGAATCGGAAGTCCAGCGCGATCCGACCAACCAGCCCACGTTGGAGATCGACACCAACGAGGACGCCGATTACGGCGTGCTGGCGAAGGTGTTGGCCGAGGCCAAGAACGCGCAGATGCTCAAGATCGGATTCGTCCGCAAGTAA
- a CDS encoding biopolymer transporter ExbD, with protein MAFSSGGGGNDKVNATINIVPLVDVMLVLLIIFMVTAPMMAHKVKVELPQANLDERPDTAPPAPPITVAITDAGEIYVNDEPVSIELLESTLSVEAQKTPQPPVNIRADSTAKYRVVNQVVNVAQAQGMRKVGFVATTESN; from the coding sequence ATGGCTTTCAGCTCAGGTGGTGGCGGTAACGACAAGGTCAACGCCACGATCAACATCGTCCCGCTTGTCGACGTCATGCTGGTGCTGCTGATCATCTTCATGGTCACGGCACCGATGATGGCGCACAAGGTCAAGGTCGAGTTGCCGCAGGCCAATCTGGACGAGCGTCCGGATACGGCGCCCCCGGCGCCGCCGATCACGGTCGCGATCACCGATGCCGGCGAGATCTACGTCAACGACGAGCCGGTGTCGATCGAGTTGCTCGAGAGCACGCTGTCGGTCGAGGCGCAGAAGACGCCTCAGCCGCCGGTCAACATCCGGGCCGACTCGACCGCGAAGTACCGGGTCGTCAACCAAGTGGTCAACGTTGCGCAGGCCCAGGGCATGCGCAAGGTCGGCTTCGTGGCGACGACCGAAAGCAACTAA
- a CDS encoding biopolymer transporter ExbB → MLQETTTAPTGAGNAAALQQMGFADMIQHMDAVGWVVLIVLVTMSAMSIYWIIYNAIKNARLRGSSDRVINTFWETPNAQDAIRHMEEQPKSEPFSKVALDAAQAAAHHQRHEGSRLVESLNRSEFVDRALRQAVTRESLKLENGLTVLATVGATAPFVGLLGTVWGIYRALIRIGASGQADIGAVAGPVGEALIMTAIGLGVAIPAVLGYNFFVRLNRGTNNKLDTFAHDLHDFFATGSRVGDAVPPAKV, encoded by the coding sequence ATGCTGCAGGAAACCACCACCGCCCCGACCGGAGCCGGCAACGCTGCAGCCCTGCAGCAGATGGGCTTCGCGGACATGATTCAGCACATGGACGCGGTCGGCTGGGTCGTCCTCATCGTGCTCGTCACGATGTCGGCCATGTCGATCTACTGGATCATCTACAACGCGATCAAGAATGCCCGCCTGCGCGGCAGCTCGGACCGCGTCATCAACACGTTCTGGGAAACCCCGAACGCCCAGGACGCGATCCGTCACATGGAAGAGCAGCCCAAGAGCGAGCCCTTCTCGAAGGTCGCCCTGGACGCCGCTCAGGCCGCCGCGCACCACCAGCGTCACGAAGGCTCGCGTCTGGTCGAGTCGCTGAACCGTTCGGAGTTCGTCGACCGCGCGCTGCGTCAGGCCGTCACCCGTGAATCGCTGAAGCTCGAGAACGGTCTGACCGTACTCGCGACCGTCGGTGCGACCGCACCGTTCGTCGGTCTGCTCGGTACGGTGTGGGGCATCTACCGCGCCCTGATCCGCATCGGTGCCAGCGGCCAGGCCGACATCGGCGCAGTGGCAGGTCCCGTGGGCGAGGCGCTGATCATGACCGCGATCGGTCTGGGCGTCGCGATCCCGGCGGTGCTGGGCTACAACTTCTTCGTCCGCCTCAACCGCGGCACGAACAACAAGCTCGACACGTTCGCGCACGACCTGCACGACTTCTTCGCCACCGGTTCGCGCGTCGGCGATGCCGTCCCGCCGGCCAAGGTCTAA